The proteins below are encoded in one region of Alosa sapidissima isolate fAloSap1 chromosome 24, fAloSap1.pri, whole genome shotgun sequence:
- the LOC121700468 gene encoding DDB1- and CUL4-associated factor 7-like — MSHGKRKEIYKYEAPWTVYAMNWSVRPDKRFRLALGSFVEEYNNKVQLVGLEEESSEFVCRNTFDHPYPTTKIMWIPDTKGVYPDLLATSGDYLRIWRVGETDTRLECLLNNNKNSDFCAPLTSFDWNEVDPNLLGTSSIDTTCTIWGLETGQVLGRVNLVSGHVKTQLIAHDKEVYDIAFSRAGGGRDMFASVGADGSVRMFDLRHLEHSTIIYEDPQHHPLLRLCWNKQDPNYLATMAMDGMEVVILDVRVPCTPVARLNNHRACVNGIAWAPHSSCHICTAADDHQALIWDIQQMPRAIEDPILAYTAEGEINNVQWASTQPDWISICYNNCLEILRV; from the exons ATGTCTCACGGAAAACGAAAAGAGATCTACAAATACGAGGCACCATGGACTGTGTACGCGATGAATTGGAGCGTTCGGCCCGACAAGCGCTTCCGTCTGGCTCTTGGCAGCTTCGTGGAAGAATACAATAATAAG GTTCAGCTGGTGGGTCTGGAGGAGGAAAGCTCAGAGTTTGTGTGTCGGAACACCTTTGACCACCCGTACCCCACAACTAAAATCATGTGGATCCCAGACACCAAAGGGGTGTATCCCGATTTATTGGCCACAAGTGGGGACTATCTCCGTATCTGGAGG GTGGGAGAGACAGACACGCGGCTGGAGTGCCtcctaaacaacaacaaaaactctgaCTTTTGTGCCCCCCTCACCTCTTTCGACTGGAACGAAGTTGACCCAAATCTTTTGG GCACGTCCAGCATAGATACCACCTGTACCATCTGGGGGCTGGAGACAGGACAGGTCTTGGGTCGGGTCAACTTGGTTTCGGGCCACGTCAAAACACAGCTCATCGCTCATGACAAAGAG GTTTATGACATTGCATTCAGCCGGGCGGGTGGAGGTCGGGACATGTTTGCGTCGGTGGGGGCAGATGGCTCGGTGCGCATGTTCGACCTGCGCCACCTGGAGCACAGCACCATCATCTACGAGGACCCCCAGCACCACCCGCTGCTGCGCCTCTGCTGGAACAAGCAGGACCCCAACTACCTGGCTACCATGGCTATGGACGGCATGGAG GTGGTGATTTTGGACGTGCGAGTGCCCTGCACTCCAGTGGCTAGGCTGAATAATCACCGGGCGTGTGTGAACGGCATTGCCTGGGCCCCCCACTCCTCCTGCCACATCTGCACAGCAG CGGACGATCACCAGGCGCTGATCTGGGACATCCAGCAGATGCCGCGCGCCATCGAGGACCCCATCCTGGCCTACACGGCCGAGGGCGAGATCAACAACGTACAGTGGGCCTCCACCCAGCCCGACTGGATCTCCATCTGCTACAACAACTGCCTGGAGATCCTGCGCGTCTGA